The following nucleotide sequence is from Bos taurus isolate L1 Dominette 01449 registration number 42190680 breed Hereford chromosome 3, ARS-UCD2.0, whole genome shotgun sequence.
attggcacatagtagatgctcaataaagaCAAATAGTAGCTAGAACCTTTAtagcacttactatgtaccaaGCCCTGTTCTGATCCAGTACCTAGCTCAATCCTCTCAACAACTCTAATGTAGGCATTAGAGCTCCATTTCCCACGTGAGGAAAACAGGCACAGAGAAATAAAGTGGCTTCTCAGTGTGGCCCAGCTGAaaagtggtggagctgggattccAACCAGCATCCTGGCAGTTTCCAGAATGAACAACTAGTTGACACCGTGGAAAGAGCACCAGTTTTGGCAGCAAATAGATGTGGACTGACATAACAGCTCCACACAAGGGGACCTGgacttttccttctctgagcttcagtttcctcgtctgtaaaataaAAGTTGTCTtgagtaattaaaataatggctATGAAGGGCCtgctttggtttctgccctaTGGCAGGAACTCAGGAAGCAGGTGTCCGTGtctccttccctatctcctgagGAGACAGACTCATGGAAGGACATGGGGGTTATGGGTGGAGCAGAGACCTGGGGCCCTCGTCCCGACTGCCACTTACCAGCTGCTGGATGTGGGCCAGGGCCAGGCGTTTGGTGGGGTGGGTCCACAGGCAGAGCTGAGAACATCTCAGTGGGCTTGGGagcgcccttctccagggaagcctgtcctgcCCCAGCACCCCAGTGAAGAGGGACCACTTGTAGGGGTCAGGGCAAGGGTCCCTGGGCCCCCGCACTGGCTGCTCCATCACTGGTTTCCCACCCCACACAGCGAACTGCAGCCCTTGCTGCTGCTCACGCCGAGGGGCCTGCCTCTCAGCCTTCCTGATGCTCCTGCTGACAGCTCTTGCAGCTCTGATCGCCCTGGTCGCCATCCTTGGACCCCCGCCTCGCACGCCAGGTCAGGGCGGGGAAAAGAGAGTGGGTCAGACTTAATGGGAGGGTAGAGGGAACACAGAGCCATGGGGGAAACTAATCCTGCCTGGCTTCTCCACAAAGTGACATTTGAACAGTTCCTTGGGGTGCATGTACAGATACACACCGACACTGACACGCACACATCTTGAGCTTCCATGTGCGCACCTGTAGCTTGAGCTACTGAAGTGGACCCAGCTATGacgccacctcctccaggaagccttccccgCCTGCCTTGTTTAGGAGCCTTGTTTCAGCTCCCAGTGCTCTCACACTTCCTCTCCCCCAAGCCCGATCACCCCGAGTGGTGTTgtccctctgtgtgtctgtctccacCACAAACGACGGGGACCTGTCCAGTACATCCCTGAGGCCAGGCAGGCTTCAGCATGAGCCCCAACACCAAACGTGACCTCGTGAAGCTAACAGTTTGCAGAGTGACACGGAGGTTAACCCAATAAGCACTTTAAGGCAGGCTTAGTGGGAGCTCTGAGCGTCTGGGGTGGGACTCTGGCCAGTCCAGGGGTCAGGATGGGCACCTTGAGAAGTGAACAGCACTGAAGCATGAAGGGAAAGCGGGGTTGGTtggtggagggggtggtgggAAAAGCATCCAGGCACAGGGAACAGCATGTGTGGGGTGGGAGGAAATATGAGGAGAGGGTCAGTGGACTCGATGGACAGGGCAGTGGGTAGGGCCGGGGGCCCAGGGCCCAGCGCCTCTAAGGCTGCATTGGGGAAGGGGGTCACCATCTAGAGAGCCATGGGAAGGAATTAGCTGGGACTAGGATGTCACCAGACCTACCTTTCTGAGAGATATCTCTGTTGCCTAACAGGACGTGCTAAGGGGACTCAGTGAGGATAGGGGTAGAATCCACCCTCGTGCCTGTGCATGGACACTGGGGGTAGATGTGAACACATGAAGAGCTGCCTCCATGCATGCAcccgtgtgtctgtgtgtacatgtgtgcaagCATCCGTGTGTATGCACATGTTTGTATGTGCAGGTacatatctgtgtgtgtttgcccttgtgtgtgcatgtctgtgtttGTGCAAGTGTGTCCAAGCATGTATGTCTGTgagcagttgtgtgtgtgtgacaatgTGTCTCTGAGAGCCAACACCTCACACTAGCTGAGGCAGTTCCAGGAGATGAGCTGTGATTCACATGCGCACAGACCCACATAAACTCGCCCCCACCTCCAACCCCACACACGTGTGTCTGCATGCACAACCCGCAGAGCtggacctccaggctcctctgtcagtttCTCTCCCCTAATTCTTTGGAGCAGCCCTAGGGCTGGGTGCTCCACGCAGTGGGACAGAGGGAAGACTCTCAGAGGGACAGACACTCAGACAGTCCCCACCAATCCTGGGCACTGCGGAGGCAGCCCGACCTCAGGAAAGAGAGAGGCAGCAGCCTCGTTATTAGCTGTGTGGCCAGGCCTCTTGAACCTCACCGAGTCTtgcttttctcatctataaaatggggctagTGATGGCATGTCACAGGAGGGTtcagggaaacaatagaataaaaatatgaagGTGTTTGCAGCCTGTACAGCTGTCCCAGATATAAGGACTGTGGCATAACGGTTGCTAGCTGGCTCCAGGATGTTGCCTCTGACACCCTCACCTGCACCAGGAGCCCTGCGATGAAAACCGCTTCACTAACTCAAGGCCTGTCCTGAGGAGCTTCCCGTGAGATGGTTGTTCAATAGCCATGGGAAACATGACTTTCTCTGCACTCTCTTTAGGGTTATCCACACAGAGACTTTTATGTAATCTCCCCAGCAGTCCCACGGGGTGTGTGCTACGCTCCCCACTTTGCAGACAAggaagaggcacagagaggtcaggtcACCTGCCCACGGTCACACAGCCGGCAAGTGGTTGAACTGGGGCTTGCACGCCATCTTCGACGCtgagctcagggtcttccctGTGGCCCCAGCCCCTCGCTCCAGCTCAGGTGGGGCTCAGGGGGGAGAACTTGGTGATGCCCTTGTGAACACCACCCTTGACCCTTCTGGGGCTCGCCCCGCCCACCCAGGGGCCCAGGCCTGTGTGACACAGACGAACAGGACGGGCTTCCTGTGCGATGACCGGAGCAGCTGCATCCCGGCCAGCAGCGTCTGTGACGGCGTCCGCGCCTGTGCCCACGGCGAGGACGAGGAGGAGGCCTTGTGTCGTGAGTACCTATGCCAGGGCCCCTTGGGAGTTGCCCCCAACTCCAGCTCTCCCTGCAGCCAGACTGAAGCTCGACCACCCTGAACGTACCAGGCACCCTTGTGTGCTTCTATGCCTTTGGTTGTATACTGCCAGGAACATTTTCTCCCACCCTGTCCCAGTCACACGCACACACTTATGCTCACACGAGGGAATGCCTCCATTCTGGGTCTGGAGAAACTTTATGCAACCTTCATGGCAGAGTTCAAGTGTTaactcctccaagaagccttctctgactcccaaaCTAGATGAAGTTCCCTTTACTGGACTCTCAGCCCCTGTGCTTATTACCTGTGTCCCAGCCCCAGTCACATTGATTGTCAATCTCATTTGGCACGTTTGCCACCCCCGTCAGACTGTGAACTCCTCGGAGGCAAACCTAGTCTGCTTGATCTTGGGGGCCAGGGCTGGAACAGGGCTCTGCACAGAGAAGTATCCGGAATGATTTGTTGAATAAGTGATGAAATTAGTGAATCAACCAATGAATGAATGGGAAGGTCTAATCCCAGACCTTAGACCTGGAAGTTCTCAAGAGAGAGGAGTGTGGCAGTTGCCACAGAGGAGGGAAAGAGATTGGTGAGTtagagtgggtggggtggggtagctTATGAGAGGAGGGTCATTGTGTCATGAGCCCTCAAGACCAGAAGAGATCTTAAATTCATCTAGCCTATGTTCCAGCTCATGCCCCAATCCCCTCTGCCACCCAGCCTCTGCTTGCTCACTCCCAGGATAGAAGCTCACTACAACTTGAGGCAGCCACTCCTATCACTCTGGTTTTCCAATGGGGACGTCTCCCTTGTACTGAGTTTAGGGCTACCTCCCAATAGCACCCTTGACTGGTTCCAACTGTAACCTCGCATCAACCCCTGCCCTCCAAGAACCACACGTCAATCTGTTTCCCATGACGGTGGCACTGCGTGGATTGGAGATTACTTTGTTGTCCCGCATGAGTTTCCTCGTCCCTGAACTACCCTCTGAACTCCCAGTCACCCCATTGTGATTGGTTTTTCCCACCCCACCAGCATCCACAGAACACAAACCAACTGCCCGTGTCCCTCTCCCTGGACTAGCTCCAGAAGCATCTGTGACACTTCCGGCTGGCTCTGGCCAGTCCAAGGAACAAAGACTTTTCCCCTCCTAAGTCTGGGTTATATCTCTAGTGATGTGGCCTgagtttgtgttaatttttggTAGCCCTGTCACACTGCTGTCTAACACAGAACCCACTTTCAAGAAGGGTGCTCTGATTCCCTCTCACAAAACATGTGAACCCACATGCCCTGAGTTCTGGGATCCAAGTGCAAGACTtcacatttattcttttaaaaaattatttattgtattcatttatggctgtgtcgggtcttcaCTGCTGGTCTGGCTTTGCTCTAGTTGCAAAGAGCagaagctactctctagttgcagtgctcgggcttttcattgcggtggtttctctcaCTGTGGAGCATGGATTCTAAGTGCAGGGGCTTTagcagttgcagtgcacgggctcagtagctgaggCTCTCGGACTCTACAGCAccggctcaatagttgtggctcacaggcatAGTTGCTCCATCGGATGTAAAATCTTCCCAGATCGGGGATTGaatcgtgtctcctgcattggcaggtgatttctttaccgGTTAGCCAACAGGGAAACTCCACATTTATTCTTGTTGTGTTCCAGTTGGAGGAAACTTCCTGGAGGTGAAGGAACTTGAACCTGGACTTGCAGGTGGGATGGTTTTGGACAGGTGTCAAGAAGGACATTTCTGGAGGGAGGAGCAGAGTAAGACATGGTGTGGATGGGAAGGAGCAAGAGCTGAGTAGGACTGAGGAAGGGAGGAGCAGCTCTGGGCATCCTGTTGGATAAACAGGGAAAGAACCCTCCTCTCCCCTTGATTGACCTCCTCCCCAGGAAACCTTCTCCTTGTGCCCTTCCTGGATGCTCAATGACCTTGGGTTTGTCAGCTGCCAGGCTGGTCAGGACAATCTACCTCCTTTTAGCTGTGAGACACCCGCAGCCTGAATGTACCGGCCTGCCCGTACCTGAACTGCAGCCAGATGTGGACTTGCTCCTGCTTCATCTCTCCCTCTGTAGGAGGTGTGCCCCAGAGCCTCTCCGGCTTTCTTGTGGCTCACTGTGGAGACCCTGCTTCCTGGATCTACTCAGACCAAATGTGTGATGGGATCAACAACTGTGGGGACTGCTCAGATGAACTGAGCCCAGGTGGGGGTCTGGGCACAGGCTGGGCTGGGCAACTGGCCAGGCAGCGGCCAGAGGGCAGAAGTTAACCAGAGAATCTCTGAGGTTTCCCCTGCGTCCCCTGTTTTCATTCTAGGAAGATGTTTCCCACTTCTGCTTGAATGCCTCAAGTGGCAGGGTGCTCATTACCACTACAAGTGGTTCCTTCCAGAGAGTTATTCTTCTGTGGTGGGGAGCTTAGTTTCAAGGTCTCAAATGAGGAAGCCAGGGAGCCCAGAGGGCAGTCACAAGAAGAGTACCTACGTGGCccaactgggatttgaacctgggcttccctcatcTCCTCTGCACCACCCAACAATCCTGTGAAGAAAGCAGGGCAGGAATCACTGGCCCCACTTTATATGTAGGTAAACTGAGGCCAGAGGGGAGAAGCGACTTAGTAAAATGAGTGATAAAGAGGGAGCTTGTGtataaacccaagtctcccaacTCTAAGATTTGAGTTCTTTCACTGCCCCAGAGTTTGCTTCCAATCTCTTCCCTAGCATTCAACCCACAAATATGTTCTGAGCACTATTGGGGCTGGCCTGGTGCCAGGTCCTGCTGGGGGACAGCCAGGGGTCAAACATATGTCCTATCCCCAGGACTTACATCATGCTAGTGACTAAAGGTAGTGCCAGGGGTCCTGGAGAGGTTTTTGTTGGAGTGGGAGGGGAGAAGAAATCATCAAGGGAGACTTCTCAGAAGAGGCTGTGTTCAAGCTGGCCTTAAAAAATGGACAGGGTTTCACCAGGCAGAGACTGGGTGTGCAGCGGTGAATGCTGGAGGCCCAGGGTCCAGGTTAAAGAAGGGAGGCCTGCAAGGTTCCCTCAGGGAGTTGTAAGTGGGCTGGTGGGACCAAATTAGGGTGAGAGAGGAGGATGGGAGATGACGGGCATTAATATTTGAACACTGACCATGGGCCTGGCACTTGGCCTATCTTTCTTAGTAACAACCTtgagcagatgaggaaactgaggctcagacagggTGAGAGACTTGCTTGAGGTCACATGCAAAGTCACATAGAAGTTTAGCCCTTCTGGATGGCACACATATGATACATATACCACTTCCTGCTGCTTTGGTACCTAAGGCAGATATTACTAGGCTTGGATACAGCCTCAGTGCTTTTCTCAGCTCAATAATCCTAGTGGGGCCCACTGATGGATCACATGAGAtgtacatgagacagggtactTGTCACCCTGCCACAAGGATGCCACCCCAGGAGGCTCTGAGCTGAGTTGGGGAGTCTAGATTCTCTCTTCTGCAGGAAATAAGGAATACAGTCAACCTGTGTCAGATAGGGTAGGGCTGGGGGGCTATGGCCAGCTGCAGGGCTTAGGAGTGCCCCGGTGCATGGGGCATTCCAGCTGTTCTTCTGTCTTCCCAGTGACTACCTGCCCACCCTGCGGCCCTGGGTGGTGGCGCTGCCCCTCGACTGTCTTCAGATACTGCAGCTGTATCCCCAGGAGCCTCTGCCGGGATCATGTGCAGCATTGCTTCGACTGGTCTGACGAATACTCCTGTCCTGGCCCTTGACTGAGTCACCCAGGCCAGAGTGGGTTGCTGGCTGGAATGGGGTTGATAACCCTTCACATGTGCTATGAATCCAAGAACAGAAAGGAGTGTTTGAGATCACGTAGAGGAATCTACACACCATCGTCTCTGAATAGGAATTGCCTCTCCTGCTTTCAAGTTTTTCAACCTCTGCTTGAATTCTTCCAGGATGGGGGGCTCATTACCATGTTAGGCAGCTCCTAACAAAGATGAGGGAAATCTGCTTCCATGATTTGCGGCCTGCCTCTGACGACACACAGAGAAAATCTTCTCCTTTGCTCCAAGACACGCTTATAGATACTGACCTTGCCACTCCTTGGAGAAAAAATAAGTTTTGAGCTTGAACACCAAGCTGAGAAGTTTAGACCTTCTGGATGGCACATATACGATATTTAATGCCACTTCCTGCTGCTTTGGTACCTAAGGCAGATATTGCTAGGTTTGGATGCAGCCTCAGTGCTTTTCTCAGCTAAATAGTCCTAGTGGGGCCCACTGATGGATCACATGAGAtgtacatgagacagggtactTGTCACCCTGCCACAAGGAAGCCACCCCAGGAGGCTCTGAGCTGTAGGAAGAACAGCTTGAGGAGTCCCTCCTCAAGCCCTTCTATCCCCTCTCCTCTGGACCACTTCCACCCTCACCCCAAGACCACCTGCCCAACCAAACAGCCCAGGTTCCTTCAAGTAGGGATTGTATTTCAGTCCCGAAGCCTGAGTGAACCAGCTATTTCTTGGCATACATTCCAGTTTTACAGCACCCAGGCAGGCAAGGATGGATATATCCattaaacagatgaggaaactgtggccACCAGGATCGTACAGCAAAGTCAGGCTCAGAACTGGGACTCAAACACGGTCCATGGTGTCCCGACCCCAAAGTCGTTTCTGCTACCAATGTGACCCTATCTTGGCCGGGGTGGAGGCCAAGAGTCTCTGGGTTTAAAAATGTAGCTtgagccccaagcatccagtatcgtgcatcgaacctggactggcaactcgggagggtatggggagggaggagggaggagggttcaggatggggaacacaggtatacctgtgggcagattcatttcgatatttggcaaaactaatacaatattgtaaagtttaaaaataaaataaaattaaagaaaaaatgtagcTTGAGGGTCAGAAAGTGTCCCACCCTCATTCTGAAAGATGGACTTGGAATCTGGCTAATAAGAGGGTTCCTGTTGATGGAGACAGACATATCCCTGTTGGAAATTAATATAATCAATTCTATGTATCAGTCTTCTGTGAGTTTTGAACTAAAAATGGACATCTGAGAGACAGGTGAGctccagttcattcattcattgccaCTGAGTCAATTCATTTGCTCACTGAACAGTCTCTGTGTGCCTGTTCTGTGCCAAGCCCAGTGCCAGGCACCCTGAAGTGAACACACCTGGACCCCAGCGCCCGAGGAGAAGAAGGTGTCACGGAGGAGGCACCTCACACTGGAAGGACGGGGGGGGCAGCAGGAAGTGCTGGGCTGAGGGCACCAAGGAGGGGCCTTGGAGAGCCAGGATGTGGCCATATTTCTGATTCAGATGACTTGAGGGCCAGCTCGTGGAACAGGACACCACAGAGATCCCACCTGAGCGAGGCTCAGCCTGGGTTCTGGCACCTCTGGCTGAGTTTCTCTCCAAGGGCAGCATAAATGGGGCACAGCCGGTATGCTCGCAGCATCCTCGGTTCCGAAGACTGATCCAGAGGAACTGACTGACCCCtgaggaggaagaaatgaaaaatcactTGGACAGAGTGCCAGGCGGGCTATAAACCACGGGGtaacaaagagtgggacacaactgagcaactaagcatagcacggGGAACAAGAAACGGTCCAGCAGCTCATGCCCAGCGTTCACATGCCAACATGCTCCCGATGCCCAGAGCATTGGTTGTTGAAAACAGGGTCACTGAGGAGAGGCCATGGGAACAAGAGCCTACGCTAGCTCCCACTGAAACCACACAACTTAGGTTAGGGCTCATACTCGGCCAAAGCCcaggctgggacttgaacccactgtCTTTTAATTGAGGTCACACgcctggtctcaggacttaatgaagctccgGTTCTTTAGGTCtcttcacagaaagaattcagggaGAGGTAAGAAGTGGgtttatttagagagatacaTATTCTACAGACAGAATGCAGTCCATCTCAAAAGGTGAGAGTGGCCCTGGGAGAAACACTCCACACACAGAACAttggccatctcagaaggtggAGGACCTGAAACAtggggtggttagtttttatgggatgggtaatttcataggctaacgAATGGggggattattccaactattttgggaaaGGGGAGCTTTCCAGGAATTGGCCCTCCATCCACTTTTTGACCTTTTATGGTTAACCTcggaactgtcatggcactgcgggtgtgtcatttagcacaTGCTAGTGTGAGTGTACAGTGCGGTACACAGGAAGTCAAATCTTCTGCCAAATTGGACCTAACAGTTCCAATCGGTCTGTGTTGTATCCTCAAGGGCTATGCCATTCTTCTAAAGGTTGTGCCCTGACGGTGTTTCAATACCAGTCAGCCTCAGAGTTTCAATTGCAGGAGAGGCCCAGTTCCCGCCAGGGGCTGGTGGTGCAAAGGTTGGCCCCTGtgggagagagatggggagacCTCAGTGGTCATTCAGTCCTGAGCTTCTTCAGTGGGCTGCAGCTTTCTCAGAAAAATGCTCAGAGGCACTCAGTTGCACATAATTCTACCCTCCGCTCCCAATCAAGGCCATCCATGGGCCTTTACAGGAAGGGGAGCCCCTTCCCAGGGCCTGAAAGTGGGCTCCTgcctaacactcagaaatgactTGTCCGAGAAGGCACACAAactgacaaagcaaaagacttGACTGTGAGTGGGCCCCAGGGTGGACAGCAACAGGGAACCCAGGAGgcctgctctgccacatggcccCAGTCGTATTATGGTAATGGGGCCAacctctgggttgtctctggccagtcattGTGCTTGGCTCATATTtggtctgactcagggtccttacTGATGGGACCTCCTGTTGTGAGACAACTCATGAGCAAGTTATCATTGTGTCTGGCCAAGGCGGATGGTTTCAGTCAACCGTTCCCTGACAGGCCCGTGGGGTTAAGGTGTTTCAGTTTATAGGATGAAGAAACCAAAGCTGAGACCAACTTGCCTGAGTCCATTCAGCATGTCAGTAGCAGGGGGAAACCAAAACCCAGCCTTCTGGGTAGACATGGTTGGCACTTGCTGAGTGCTCACTACTAACCAGGCACCGTGTTAAGAACTTTACCTCTCATCCTCCAACAAGGCTCCGAGGGTGGTACTGTGCTTGTGCGAGGTTTAGAGAGGCCAGGCAGCTTGTTGAAGGGTGCACGACTGTGAGCGCAGAGCCAGGGAAACAGAATCCTGCGGGATCGCCCAGAACAAAAGCCTTTCCATGCCTCACCCCCTCATTTCTCACTTGGTCTCCTAGGCCTTTCCCGAGTTACAAAGAGCAGACTCCAGCAGTTACTATTAATAACTAGGGATGTGAAGAATATAGAAACAAAGGAACAGCAGTTAAACAAGAAAAGTAACGAGAAAACAAGGAAAGttaagaaagaaaactaataatAGTTCAGGGATAAAACAGAGTCCTACTTCCTCCTCAAGGCATAAACATAACAATCTGATGCCTATCTTTGAGTTGTTCTGTAGCAACTCAGACCCCCACACTCAGATGGAGGCTGGTGACCACAGACTGAACACAAGCACTAGACTCCAGACTCTCCAGAACCAGAGGGTGGATGGTGAAGATTCCTGAAACACCACACTGTTACTTCTCAACCAACCAATGAAAAGAAAGTCAGGAATCCTGGAGCCTTCATCCCCaatgttgcctttaaaaatgctccCCTGTAAAAACAAAATGCTCCCCTGAAAGCCATTGGGGAGTTCGGGTCTTTTGAGCCTAAGCTGCCTGTTCTTGCTTGGCCatgcaataaacctttctttgCTCTAAACTCTGACACTTCCATTCATCTGGCCTTACTGTGCCTCAGGCATGTGGACTTGGGTTTGACAACACCAGGAGTCTGGACACTTAGCTATGGCAGTTGGCTGTTTCATGCTAAGTTTCGGGAGGTCTGGGAAGCTTCCAGTGGCAGTGACCCCTGAGCAGGACCATGGAGGAGCCAGAGACAGGGTAGACCAGGCTGAAGAGCTGCAGGGTGCCAGTGCAAGGAGGGAGCCTAAGGGCATGAGAAGCAGTCCCTCGCGGCTGGATTATGAAGAAGAGTCTTGGATTCTGAGCAGGAGGGGTGAACTTGACCCTGGACATGCAGGGTGCTGGCAGAGGTTTTCAGCAGAGAAAAACACATTTGCTTCCTTTTCCTGGAAGAGAGGCTGCAGAGGCTCTCCTCAGAAGGCTTTCCTTTGTACATGGATGTCATGACCAGACTACTTTGCAGGcaggagggggagaggaagagCCAAAAGGTGAATTCCCCTGGGAAACAGTAAAGCTTCCAGCAGAAGAAAGGGCAGGGCCTTTAATGAGTATGTCGACAGAAGGAAAATATACAACTAaaagttgcaagttaagttttactCAGGGACCTTACTGAAAACTATAGtccaggagacagcctctcagatggGTCTTAGGACCCACTCTGAAGACATAAGGGAGGACCCCAGatatacaggttttttttttttttcttgctgggaacacaaacaaaaacatgtagttgaacatcaaaaaattactgctaatcacaaagaaAAGACATTTCAAATGAATGATTTGGGCACTTTTCTATGCATGGGAAGATACAAGACTCTGggttcactgaaatcattctttaCATATCCTTTGTAACTCTCTCGGGCCAGTAACCAAAGCACAGAGTATTTCCTGGTTTTCTCCATTCTATATTCCCCTCACGGTGCACCATTGGTGGGAGGCTGCAGTGGCTAATGGCTCGATCTTTACAGAAGTGGTATGTATAGTGGGCACCATTCTTTGTTTACTGGAATGGCAGGCAACAGTCCCTGTCTACAAATATTAGCAATATTTGCTGAGCATTTAGTACATGCCAAGCACTATTGCAAACTTCTGTGTCTTAGCTCTTGTACCTCATTTTACCTTACCCTCATAAAGGAACCTGGCTTGGTATTCGTACTTCACAGGGGCTAAGAGAGATGAAGTTGCTGGACTAAGACCACACAGTTTTTAAAGGGTGGTGCCAGGATCAAACCTTGATAGGCCCAAGCCCAGCACCCACTACCTCCACTCCTTGATGGCTCACTCTTTCTTAGCCAGGACTCCCTAGAACAGAAAGCTGGAGCCTGCGCCGGGGGAGGCAGCCTGTCAACAGGAGGTGGCTGGTGCTGGCCGAAGAGTGGTGTTTGTTCTTTTCTGGTTTATTGGTTCTTCTTTTCAGAAAGAAGCAGGTGCTGTAGCAACCTCCCAAACAGCATTCCATAAGCTAGTCCAGGAAGCCGCAGAGCCCAGGGTGATCAGCCAGGCCCCTCCCTTGGTTCACATCAACAGAACAGGGGATTTAATGTCACAGCCTGCAGAGAGAACTCAGGCAGCCAGCGTCAATATTTGCCATGTCCCAGCCTCCCTGGCCCCAGCTCCAAGATCAGTACGTTAAGTACAACAGGTTCTTCTCTGTGCAAATACACAGGGATAgataaatggaatttaaaatggCTCAGGCTTCGCCACAGGGTCTGGACTGGAAATCTGGCCTGGTTTAACCTTCTGCCATCACTGTTTGCCTGGGGCTCTCCATTCATCCTTAAATTCACCAAACCACATACATCAGAGCTGGTAAGAAGCTCAGAGTCCAGCCAGATTTCTGGTAGGAAGACACTGCTTCCTGGAGAAGTAGAGAGGGAGGGGACCAGCCCAAACTGGAACTGCCTGGtagccatctctgggattctgaGGGCCACCCAGCAATTCCAGGCCAGGCAGAAGTGATTTCTCTTCGAAAAAGAGCGAtttctcttctaaaaaaaaagcagtttctcttttttaaaaaagttatttaaaaaacacacatttataGTTATATTTACATTTAGTGAAATACACAGATCTTGAGTGTATAGTtcagtgaggttttttttttaattgggcttcGTTGGGTCAGTTGTGGCATGGAGGATCTTTCATCATGGCTCATGGACTCTCT
It contains:
- the LDLRAD1 gene encoding low-density lipoprotein receptor class A domain-containing protein 1; this encodes MNKIFPQGDANGSAAAGSKALPGGEANCSPCCCSRRGACLSAFLMLLLTALAALIALVAILGPPPRTPGAQACVTQTNRTGFLCDDRSSCIPASSVCDGVRACAHGEDEEEALCRGVPQSLSGFLVAHCGDPASWIYSDQMCDGINNCGDCSDELSPVTTCPPCGPGWWRCPSTVFRYCSCIPRSLCRDHVQHCFDWSDEYSCPGP
- the LDLRAD1 gene encoding low-density lipoprotein receptor class A domain-containing protein 1 isoform X2, which gives rise to MLLLTALAALIALVAILGPPPRTPGAQACVTQTNRTGFLCDDRSSCIPASSVCDGVRACAHGEDEEEALCLGGNFLEVKELEPGLAGGVPQSLSGFLVAHCGDPASWIYSDQMCDGINNCGDCSDELSPVTTCPPCGPGWWRCPSTVFRYCSCIPRSLCRDHVQHCFDWSDEYSCPGP
- the LDLRAD1 gene encoding low-density lipoprotein receptor class A domain-containing protein 1 isoform X1 is translated as MNKIFPQGDANGSAAAGSKALPGGEANCSPCCCSRRGACLSAFLMLLLTALAALIALVAILGPPPRTPGAQACVTQTNRTGFLCDDRSSCIPASSVCDGVRACAHGEDEEEALCLGGNFLEVKELEPGLAGGVPQSLSGFLVAHCGDPASWIYSDQMCDGINNCGDCSDELSPVTTCPPCGPGWWRCPSTVFRYCSCIPRSLCRDHVQHCFDWSDEYSCPGP